One Campylobacter concisus DNA window includes the following coding sequences:
- a CDS encoding cytochrome-c oxidase — protein MKILSLLTALLFGAVCGFANDGKVRSIDIYVTPYYSANAGKVEYVKVYDKIDELLKSGKEEDFKKAEKIVQDAPQMVSPITLFVLSAHAYDLGLRDDAVFWFYAAKNRAILLRGVIDMEGEKFTDVVAAIGAFMKLVGDVVNPYAFCDIKKQQEIADKALEWTKKNAYEAMFSPEFSSPHEDRKAALAKGIEKLEARNKKEKDYFLDKDNLANFKAMRKQNGTDEKFCF, from the coding sequence ATGAAAATTTTATCACTGCTTACGGCGCTACTTTTTGGGGCGGTATGTGGCTTTGCAAACGACGGTAAAGTAAGAAGTATCGATATCTACGTCACGCCTTACTACTCAGCAAATGCTGGCAAGGTGGAGTACGTCAAGGTCTATGACAAGATAGATGAGCTTTTAAAAAGTGGCAAAGAAGAGGACTTTAAAAAGGCTGAAAAGATCGTGCAAGACGCCCCACAAATGGTCTCTCCGATAACTCTTTTTGTCCTCTCAGCTCACGCTTATGATCTTGGACTTCGCGATGATGCGGTATTTTGGTTTTATGCGGCAAAAAACCGCGCGATCTTGCTAAGAGGTGTTATAGACATGGAGGGCGAGAAATTTACCGACGTGGTGGCTGCAATAGGGGCGTTTATGAAGCTTGTTGGCGACGTGGTCAATCCTTATGCATTTTGCGATATCAAAAAGCAACAAGAGATCGCTGATAAAGCGCTTGAATGGACTAAGAAAAATGCTTATGAAGCGATGTTTTCGCCAGAATTTAGCTCGCCTCACGAAGATAGAAAAGCAGCCCTTGCAAAAGGCATAGAAAAGCTTGAAGCCCGCAATAAAAAAGAGAAAGATTATTTTTTAGATAAGGACAATCTTGCTAACTTTAAAGCTATGCGCAAGCAAAATGGCACCGACGAGAAATTTTGCTTTTAA
- a CDS encoding ACT domain-containing protein encodes MKAIVTVVGKDRVGIVAGVSAKLSELGLNIDDISQTILSDFFTMMAVVSSDENKDFTALRAELDKLGESLKVKINIQSSAIFDAMHKI; translated from the coding sequence ATGAAAGCGATCGTAACCGTAGTCGGAAAAGATAGAGTTGGCATCGTTGCTGGCGTCTCAGCAAAGCTTAGCGAGCTAGGGCTAAATATAGATGATATAAGTCAGACTATTTTGAGCGACTTTTTCACGATGATGGCGGTGGTTTCAAGCGATGAAAATAAGGACTTTACAGCCTTAAGAGCGGAGCTAGATAAGCTTGGAGAGAGCCTAAAAGTAAAGATAAATATCCAAAGCTCAGCCATTTTTGATGCGATGCACAAAATTTAA
- a CDS encoding fatty-acid--CoA ligase encodes MLLKGLIVFFVFLLIVAICALIYLLLKNKDHQVLTRGLEAEGEEEITIEKLEELASDKTLSKNELFELIQIFGEKFIIPAKKNQVAPKEASNYINFIILICSHQNADAKLISFLDKEAKKKNPSYVAEIEDSERIGIENRKNRR; translated from the coding sequence ATGCTTCTTAAAGGCTTGATAGTCTTTTTTGTCTTTTTGCTTATAGTGGCCATTTGCGCGCTAATCTATCTTTTGCTAAAAAACAAAGATCATCAAGTCTTAACAAGAGGGCTAGAAGCTGAGGGTGAAGAAGAGATCACGATCGAAAAGCTTGAAGAGCTTGCTAGCGACAAAACTCTAAGCAAAAACGAGCTTTTCGAGCTTATACAAATTTTTGGAGAGAAATTTATAATACCAGCGAAAAAAAATCAGGTCGCTCCAAAAGAAGCTAGCAACTACATAAATTTTATAATCCTCATCTGCTCTCATCAAAACGCCGATGCAAAGCTTATTAGCTTTTTAGACAAAGAGGCTAAAAAGAAAAATCCAAGCTATGTTGCAGAGATCGAAGATAGCGAGAGGATAGGCATAGAAAACCGCAAAAATCGTAGGTAA
- a CDS encoding bifunctional 2-C-methyl-D-erythritol 4-phosphate cytidylyltransferase/2-C-methyl-D-erythritol 2,4-cyclodiphosphate synthase — protein MLDISLIMLGAGNSSRFELPVKKQWLRIGSDPLWLFATKNLSNFYTFKEIIVVSKECKYMSKFAPNYKFVDGGETRQDSLKNALGLVNSEFVLVSDIARPCISSELFHKIIEAAAQADCVVPALKIADTAYLGENAIDREKVKLIQTPQLSRTALLKKALSSGEIYTDDSSAMRAIGASVWHILGDEMARKITFKEDLAKISALKAPENELFVGNGFDVHEFEKGRPLVLCGEKIDYEFGLKAHSDGDVALHALTDAILGAAGLGDIGELFPDTDAKFKDISSIFLLQEAYKRVQSVGFVLTNADITIMAQKPKLSKLKSKMEANIAQALNLSQSRINVKATTTEGLGFVGRCEGIAVMASASLKFYNWTQI, from the coding sequence TTGCTTGATATCTCACTTATAATGCTAGGAGCAGGAAATTCCAGTCGTTTTGAGCTACCTGTAAAGAAGCAATGGCTTCGCATCGGCAGCGACCCACTTTGGCTATTTGCCACTAAAAATTTGAGTAACTTTTACACATTTAAAGAGATCATCGTCGTTAGTAAAGAGTGCAAATATATGTCTAAATTTGCTCCAAATTATAAATTTGTTGATGGCGGCGAAACAAGGCAAGATAGCCTAAAAAACGCACTTGGGCTAGTAAATAGCGAATTTGTCCTAGTTAGCGACATCGCGCGCCCTTGCATATCAAGCGAGCTCTTTCACAAGATCATCGAGGCGGCCGCTCAGGCTGACTGCGTAGTGCCTGCGCTAAAGATCGCTGACACTGCCTATCTTGGCGAAAATGCAATAGACAGAGAAAAGGTAAAACTTATCCAAACACCGCAGCTCTCGCGCACAGCACTTCTTAAAAAGGCTCTTAGTAGCGGAGAAATTTACACAGATGATAGCTCGGCTATGAGGGCCATTGGCGCAAGTGTTTGGCACATTTTGGGCGATGAGATGGCTAGAAAGATCACTTTTAAAGAGGATCTTGCCAAAATTTCAGCCCTAAAAGCACCAGAAAATGAGCTCTTTGTAGGTAACGGCTTTGACGTGCATGAGTTTGAAAAGGGTCGTCCGCTTGTGCTTTGTGGCGAAAAGATTGACTATGAGTTTGGGCTAAAGGCTCACAGCGACGGCGACGTGGCACTTCATGCGCTAACTGACGCTATCTTGGGAGCTGCTGGGCTTGGCGACATAGGCGAGCTCTTTCCTGATACGGACGCTAAATTTAAAGATATTAGCTCCATTTTTTTACTACAAGAAGCCTACAAAAGGGTGCAAAGTGTGGGATTTGTGCTAACAAACGCTGATATAACGATAATGGCGCAAAAGCCAAAACTTTCAAAGCTAAAATCAAAAATGGAGGCAAACATCGCGCAGGCTCTAAATTTAAGCCAGAGCCGCATAAATGTAAAGGCGACGACGACTGAGGGGCTTGGCTTTGTGGGCAGATGCGAGGGGATCGCTGTCATGGCAAGCGCTAGTCTTAAATTTTACAACTGGACACAAATATGA
- a CDS encoding Mrp/NBP35 family ATP-binding protein translates to MLNKEEVLNRLKGVIYPGFEKDIVSFGFVKNVEIGEKILIEVEIVSSSPEVANELKTDIKRVMGSNEYVLNLIQPKIPEEKSNTQSGKNIAPQVKNFVMVSSGKGGVGKSTTTLNLAISMAKLGKKVGILDADIYGPNIPRMLGEVNTQPQVVGNKLKPILSHGVEMMSMGVLMEEGMSLIWRGSMIMKAIEQLLRDVLWSELDVLFLDMPPGTGDAQLTLAQSVPVTAGVCVTTPQVVALDDSKRALDMFEKLHIPIAGVIENMSGFICPDNGKEYDIFGKGTTEEVAKAYNTQILAEIPIEPAVRVGGDSGKPVSFYEPNSVTAKRYESAAARLWEIIENINNGGGADNSAIQPVNDGKSACSK, encoded by the coding sequence ATGTTAAATAAAGAAGAGGTCTTAAATAGACTAAAAGGTGTCATATATCCGGGATTTGAGAAGGATATAGTTAGCTTTGGCTTTGTAAAAAACGTGGAGATCGGCGAGAAAATTTTAATAGAAGTCGAGATCGTTAGCTCAAGCCCAGAGGTGGCAAACGAGCTAAAAACGGACATCAAACGTGTCATGGGCTCAAACGAGTACGTGCTAAATTTGATCCAGCCAAAGATACCTGAGGAGAAAAGTAACACTCAAAGTGGCAAAAATATCGCGCCGCAAGTTAAAAATTTCGTAATGGTAAGCTCTGGTAAAGGCGGCGTTGGCAAATCAACCACAACGCTAAATTTAGCCATCTCAATGGCAAAACTAGGCAAAAAAGTGGGAATTTTAGACGCTGATATCTACGGACCAAACATCCCAAGAATGCTAGGAGAGGTAAATACCCAGCCACAAGTCGTTGGCAACAAGCTAAAACCGATACTTAGCCATGGCGTGGAGATGATGAGTATGGGCGTCTTGATGGAAGAGGGCATGAGTCTTATCTGGCGTGGCTCGATGATCATGAAAGCGATCGAGCAGCTGCTAAGAGATGTGCTTTGGAGTGAGCTTGATGTCTTGTTCCTCGACATGCCTCCAGGAACGGGCGATGCGCAGCTTACCCTAGCTCAAAGCGTGCCAGTAACGGCAGGTGTCTGCGTCACAACGCCTCAAGTTGTAGCCCTTGATGATAGCAAACGTGCGCTTGATATGTTTGAGAAGCTTCACATCCCAATCGCTGGTGTCATCGAAAATATGAGTGGCTTTATCTGCCCAGATAACGGCAAAGAGTATGATATCTTTGGCAAAGGCACGACCGAAGAGGTGGCAAAGGCTTACAACACTCAAATTTTAGCCGAAATTCCTATCGAGCCAGCGGTTCGTGTGGGTGGTGATAGCGGCAAGCCAGTTAGCTTTTACGAGCCAAACTCAGTCACTGCAAAACGCTATGAGAGCGCAGCTGCAAGGCTTTGGGAGATAATAGAAAATATAAATAACGGCGGTGGGGCTGATAATTCAGCGATCCAGCCGGTAAATGACGGCAAGAGTGCTTGCTCGAAGTAA
- a CDS encoding phosphatidylglycerophosphatase A family protein has product MQKLFLTFFGFGLLPKAPGTWGSVAGAVVAYFVLYFFSSTTLLLASILLFLVSISVIDDFEKKVNSHDESFIVIDEVAGVWLAIAISGATVSQLVLSLVLFRVLDIKKPSIIGRIDRNVKGGLGVMGDDMVAGFFAGIISAMIYGVAMRFGIVLP; this is encoded by the coding sequence ATGCAAAAGCTATTTTTGACATTTTTTGGATTTGGACTTTTACCAAAGGCACCTGGCACTTGGGGCTCGGTGGCTGGGGCTGTGGTGGCTTATTTTGTGCTATATTTTTTCTCATCTACCACGCTTTTGCTAGCTAGCATTTTGCTATTTTTGGTGAGCATCAGCGTCATTGATGATTTTGAAAAAAAGGTAAATTCACACGACGAGAGCTTTATCGTGATCGACGAAGTTGCTGGCGTTTGGCTTGCTATCGCCATTAGCGGAGCGACGGTCTCTCAGCTAGTTCTCTCACTCGTGCTTTTTAGAGTGCTTGATATCAAAAAGCCATCGATCATTGGCAGGATCGACCGCAACGTAAAGGGTGGACTTGGCGTCATGGGCGATGATATGGTTGCTGGATTTTTCGCTGGCATTATTAGCGCGATGATATATGGTGTGGCTATGAGATTTGGCATAGTTTTGCCGTAA
- a CDS encoding sulfate adenylyltransferase, with amino-acid sequence MTSARKNSEISINTEVYGALELIKNKILSNFSALMDDEQIKEVAKKGYFNGEPMPYSFGFAPFGEVNQNIASKLHAGQRVNLNMDGKIVGHIDVAKVFKFDESMRAKNIFLANESNSEMSLNLGKYGISGEFELYDESLQISKDALNELIKESGAKKITAVFLTADPFNRAHERLVRMTIDKADLVVVFLIRTREERHIDYEIRKQVLDFFNQNYLPTKKVFVFALKNTTLFSSHANPTLECIAASRLGANKLVIGQNHSGIGMFFDHNEVHTILDIYKNDLNLDVIVLPELVYCNKCKTLVSTKSCPHGQHHQIKYHPDVIKELLFNGIMPPAILVRPEISALILSKLYVNRFQDIQKLCDDLFVNSGLLENKTDRDFYEELMKLYQTSSLT; translated from the coding sequence ATGACGTCAGCAAGAAAAAATAGTGAAATTTCTATAAACACCGAAGTTTATGGCGCCTTAGAGCTTATCAAAAACAAAATTCTCTCAAATTTTAGCGCCCTGATGGACGACGAGCAGATCAAAGAGGTGGCAAAAAAGGGCTACTTTAACGGCGAGCCGATGCCCTACTCTTTTGGCTTTGCTCCATTTGGCGAGGTCAATCAAAATATCGCTAGCAAGCTGCATGCTGGGCAAAGAGTAAATTTAAATATGGACGGCAAGATCGTTGGGCACATCGACGTGGCAAAGGTCTTTAAATTTGACGAGAGCATGCGAGCTAAAAATATATTTTTAGCAAATGAATCAAACAGCGAAATGTCACTAAATTTAGGCAAATACGGCATAAGCGGCGAGTTTGAGCTATATGATGAAAGCCTCCAAATAAGCAAAGATGCGCTAAATGAGCTGATAAAAGAGAGTGGCGCCAAGAAGATAACGGCTGTTTTTTTAACAGCTGATCCATTTAACCGCGCGCATGAACGCCTAGTTAGGATGACTATCGATAAGGCCGATCTCGTGGTCGTTTTTCTAATAAGAACGCGCGAAGAGAGGCATATTGATTACGAGATCAGAAAGCAAGTGCTTGACTTTTTTAACCAAAACTATCTGCCGACAAAAAAGGTCTTTGTCTTTGCACTGAAAAACACAACCCTTTTTAGCTCGCACGCCAACCCAACGCTTGAGTGCATCGCGGCTTCAAGACTTGGCGCAAATAAGCTAGTCATCGGACAAAACCACTCTGGCATTGGCATGTTTTTTGACCACAACGAAGTTCATACGATACTTGATATCTACAAAAACGATCTAAATTTAGATGTGATCGTCCTGCCTGAGCTGGTTTATTGCAACAAGTGTAAGACGCTAGTTAGCACCAAAAGCTGCCCGCACGGACAGCACCACCAGATCAAATACCACCCAGATGTGATCAAAGAGCTGCTATTTAACGGCATCATGCCACCAGCCATACTAGTAAGGCCCGAAATTTCAGCGCTCATTTTAAGCAAGCTCTATGTAAATCGCTTCCAAGATATACAAAAGCTCTGCGACGATCTCTTTGTAAATTCTGGACTGCTTGAAAACAAGACCGACCGCGACTTTTACGAGGAGCTCATGAAGCTCTACCAGACATCATCACTCACTTAA
- a CDS encoding response regulator, whose translation MKILIVENEIYLAGSMASKLADFGYDCEIAKSVKEALKFENFDVVLLSTTLPGQDFYPVIEKFKSSIIILLIAYINSDTVIKPIQAGAVDYIQKPFMIEELVRKIRHFEEFRGFKNEIKNYENYINFALKDYEIPCFEAKKIKFPLLLKSSKNGYSDKFIFNYVKANKTPFLFLGKACFSELEKALSQSGDELIYITNLEELKEDEKEKILELCKKKKVAIQTSDFAQSAPFEELELSVRDKNFDIGEIVTIDEYIKYIIVNYQDKFPDTELSKKLGISRKSLWEKRKKYDVSKKK comes from the coding sequence ATGAAAATTTTAATAGTAGAAAACGAAATTTACCTAGCTGGCTCGATGGCTAGCAAACTAGCTGACTTTGGCTACGACTGCGAGATCGCAAAGAGCGTCAAAGAGGCTTTGAAATTTGAAAATTTTGACGTAGTGTTACTTTCTACCACACTCCCAGGGCAGGACTTCTACCCAGTCATAGAGAAATTTAAAAGCTCTATCATCATCTTACTCATCGCCTACATCAACAGTGACACCGTGATAAAGCCGATACAAGCGGGCGCGGTGGATTACATACAAAAGCCATTTATGATAGAAGAGCTAGTTAGAAAGATAAGACATTTTGAAGAGTTTAGAGGTTTTAAAAACGAGATAAAAAACTACGAAAACTATATAAATTTCGCCCTAAAAGACTACGAGATACCTTGCTTTGAAGCTAAAAAGATCAAATTTCCACTTCTTTTAAAATCAAGCAAAAATGGTTACAGCGATAAATTTATCTTTAACTATGTAAAGGCAAATAAAACGCCATTTTTGTTTTTAGGCAAAGCCTGTTTTAGCGAGCTTGAAAAAGCACTTTCACAAAGTGGCGACGAGCTCATATACATCACAAATCTTGAAGAGCTAAAAGAGGATGAAAAAGAGAAAATTTTAGAGCTTTGCAAAAAGAAAAAAGTGGCCATACAAACTAGCGATTTTGCGCAAAGTGCGCCATTTGAGGAGCTTGAACTCTCGGTTAGAGATAAAAACTTTGACATCGGCGAGATCGTCACGATCGATGAATATATAAAATATATCATCGTTAATTATCAAGATAAATTCCCCGACACGGAGCTAAGCAAAAAGCTTGGAATTTCTAGAAAATCACTTTGGGAAAAGAGAAAGAAATATGACGTCAGCAAGAAAAAATAG
- the thiC gene encoding phosphomethylpyrimidine synthase ThiC: protein MTKTQMYYARRGELTKQMSYVAKIEGVSENLVMDEVAKGSIIIPANVNHINLKPMGIGRKLKTKINANIGNSSLSSDICTELRKLEICLEFGADTVMDLSTDGDLDAIRSAIIEHSSVPVGTVPMYEILKEAKEVTNITNELILSVLEKQARQGVSYFTIHAGFLREFLPLVKKRKMGIVSRGGSLSASYMSKLNRQNPFYEIFDQILEICAKYDVSLSLGDGLRPGCLFDATDEAQLSELKVLGELTLRAWQKDVQVMIEGPGHVPLSQIEYNMKIEQELCHDAPFYVLGPLVSDIGAGYDHITSAIGGTMAAYHGASMLCYVTQKEHLGLPNENDVREGIVAHKIAAHAADVALGKAGAIEKDHAMSDARYAFDWNKQFELSFDPKKARELHDESLPEDAFKSAHFCSMCGPKFCAYKISKDLIKGEKC, encoded by the coding sequence ATGACAAAGACGCAGATGTACTATGCTAGGCGAGGTGAGCTCACAAAGCAGATGAGCTATGTGGCAAAGATCGAGGGAGTGAGCGAAAATTTAGTGATGGATGAGGTGGCAAAAGGCAGCATCATCATCCCAGCAAATGTAAATCACATAAATTTAAAGCCTATGGGCATAGGCAGAAAGCTAAAGACAAAAATCAATGCAAATATCGGCAACTCAAGCCTAAGCAGTGACATTTGCACAGAGCTTAGAAAGCTTGAAATTTGCCTAGAATTTGGCGCTGATACGGTTATGGATCTAAGCACTGACGGCGATTTAGACGCCATTAGAAGCGCTATCATAGAGCACTCAAGTGTGCCAGTTGGCACAGTGCCTATGTATGAAATTTTAAAAGAGGCAAAAGAGGTTACAAATATCACAAATGAGCTAATTTTAAGCGTGCTAGAGAAGCAAGCAAGGCAAGGAGTTAGTTACTTTACGATACACGCTGGCTTTTTGCGTGAGTTTTTGCCGCTTGTTAAAAAGCGTAAAATGGGCATAGTAAGCCGCGGCGGCAGTTTGAGCGCGAGCTACATGTCAAAGCTAAATAGGCAAAATCCATTTTATGAGATTTTTGATCAAATTTTAGAAATTTGCGCAAAATACGACGTTTCGCTCTCGCTTGGCGACGGACTTCGCCCAGGTTGCCTTTTTGATGCAACAGACGAGGCACAGCTTAGTGAGCTAAAGGTGCTTGGAGAGCTTACGCTTCGTGCGTGGCAAAAAGATGTGCAGGTAATGATAGAAGGCCCTGGTCATGTGCCATTAAGTCAAATTGAGTATAATATGAAAATCGAACAAGAGCTCTGCCATGACGCCCCATTTTACGTGCTTGGACCGCTTGTTAGCGATATCGGCGCGGGGTATGATCATATCACTTCAGCGATTGGTGGTACGATGGCAGCATATCACGGCGCTAGCATGCTTTGCTACGTGACGCAAAAAGAGCACCTTGGCTTGCCAAATGAAAATGACGTAAGAGAGGGCATCGTAGCTCACAAGATAGCAGCTCATGCCGCAGACGTCGCGCTTGGTAAGGCTGGAGCTATCGAAAAAGACCATGCGATGAGTGACGCTAGATATGCGTTTGACTGGAACAAGCAGTTTGAGCTTAGCTTTGATCCAAAAAAGGCTAGAGAGCTTCACGATGAGAGCTTGCCAGAAGATGCGTTTAAGAGCGCTCATTTTTGTTCGATGTGCGGACCAAAATTTTGTGCATATAAAATTTCAAAAGATCTAATAAAAGGAGAAAAATGTTAA
- a CDS encoding YagU family protein, producing the protein MSNLATKPKFALAALIGLVAGVVSAFVKWGAEVPLPPRSPMDMFNAACGPESAIRAADAIDCSRNFLNPPYVFLRDYVGIADPNAAIYEFAGHAFNYVMLTHIIFSIVFAVGYCVVAEKFPKITMWQGVMAGILATIAVHGISLPLLGLTPPLWTLPWYEYASEFVGHMVWFWSIEIIRHDLRARITKEKDPSDCCKA; encoded by the coding sequence ATGTCAAATTTAGCTACCAAACCAAAATTTGCTCTAGCTGCGTTGATCGGCCTCGTCGCTGGCGTAGTTTCAGCTTTTGTCAAGTGGGGCGCAGAAGTGCCACTTCCGCCAAGAAGTCCTATGGATATGTTTAACGCAGCTTGCGGACCAGAAAGTGCCATCAGAGCGGCTGATGCGATCGACTGCTCGAGAAATTTCCTAAACCCGCCTTATGTGTTTTTAAGAGATTATGTCGGTATCGCCGATCCAAACGCCGCTATCTACGAGTTTGCGGGACATGCATTTAACTACGTGATGCTAACGCACATCATATTTTCAATAGTCTTTGCCGTTGGCTACTGCGTCGTGGCTGAGAAATTTCCAAAGATCACGATGTGGCAAGGCGTGATGGCTGGTATCTTAGCAACTATCGCAGTTCATGGTATCTCACTGCCGCTTCTTGGCCTCACTCCGCCACTTTGGACACTTCCTTGGTATGAGTATGCCTCTGAGTTTGTGGGTCACATGGTCTGGTTTTGGTCGATAGAGATCATCCGCCACGACTTAAGAGCTAGGATCACAAAAGAAAAAGATCCGAGCGACTGCTGCAAAGCTTAG
- a CDS encoding PFL family protein: protein MDIKNVTETISMIEEQNFDIRTITMGISLLDCIDPDMGKACDKIYAKITTKAKDLVRVGNEISAELGIPIVNKRVSVTPISIIGAATDAKDYVMIAKTLDRAAIEVGIDFIGGFSALVQKGYQKGDEILINSIPQALAQTAKVCSSVNVGSTKSGINMSAVRDMGRIIKETAAASEMGCAKLVVFANAVEDNPFMAGAFHGVGEADVVINVGVSGPGVVKRALEKVRGESFDVVAETVKKTAFKITRIGQLVGQMASERLGVKFGIVDLSLAPTPAVGDSVARVLEEMGLEAVGTHGTTAALALLNDAVKKGGVMACNQVGGLSGAFIPVSEDEGMIAAVRAGSLNLEKLEAMTAICSVGLDMIAIPADTPSESIAAMIADEAAIGVINQKTTAVRIIPLGREGDMIEFGGLLGRAPVMKINKASSADFIARGGQIPAPIHSFKN from the coding sequence ATGGATATCAAAAACGTAACCGAAACGATCTCGATGATCGAGGAGCAAAATTTTGACATCAGAACGATCACGATGGGCATTAGTTTGCTTGATTGCATCGACCCTGACATGGGCAAAGCCTGCGACAAAATTTACGCAAAAATCACCACTAAAGCCAAAGACCTAGTTAGAGTGGGCAACGAAATTTCTGCTGAGCTAGGCATACCAATCGTCAATAAAAGAGTGAGCGTGACGCCTATCTCGATAATCGGCGCCGCAACGGATGCAAAAGACTACGTGATGATCGCAAAGACGCTTGATAGGGCAGCTATTGAAGTTGGTATTGATTTTATAGGTGGTTTTTCGGCTCTAGTGCAAAAGGGCTATCAAAAGGGCGATGAAATTTTGATAAATTCTATCCCGCAAGCGCTCGCACAAACCGCAAAAGTGTGCTCAAGCGTCAATGTCGGCTCAACAAAAAGTGGCATAAATATGAGTGCGGTGCGTGACATGGGGCGCATCATAAAAGAGACGGCGGCGGCATCAGAGATGGGCTGTGCGAAGCTTGTTGTCTTTGCAAACGCAGTCGAGGATAATCCTTTTATGGCAGGTGCATTTCACGGCGTGGGCGAGGCTGACGTGGTGATAAATGTCGGCGTTTCAGGCCCAGGCGTCGTAAAAAGAGCGCTTGAAAAGGTGCGTGGCGAGAGCTTTGACGTGGTGGCTGAGACTGTGAAAAAGACGGCGTTTAAGATCACTCGTATCGGTCAGTTAGTCGGTCAAATGGCGAGCGAGCGCCTTGGGGTTAAATTTGGTATCGTCGATCTCTCTCTTGCTCCAACGCCAGCTGTGGGCGACTCGGTGGCTCGCGTGCTTGAGGAGATGGGGCTTGAGGCTGTCGGTACGCACGGCACGACTGCGGCACTTGCTCTGCTAAATGACGCAGTCAAAAAAGGTGGCGTCATGGCGTGCAATCAAGTTGGTGGCTTAAGCGGTGCGTTTATCCCAGTTTCAGAGGACGAGGGCATGATAGCTGCGGTGCGCGCGGGATCATTAAATTTAGAAAAGCTTGAGGCGATGACTGCGATATGCTCGGTGGGGCTTGATATGATCGCCATACCTGCGGATACGCCAAGCGAGAGTATAGCTGCGATGATCGCTGATGAGGCGGCTATCGGCGTGATAAATCAAAAAACAACGGCCGTTCGTATCATACCTCTTGGACGTGAGGGCGATATGATCGAGTTTGGCGGCCTTTTAGGAAGAGCGCCTGTGATGAAGATAAATAAAGCTTCAAGTGCTGATTTCATCGCTCGTGGCGGACAAATTCCAGCACCTATCCATAGTTTCAAAAACTAA